In Paenibacillus sp. FSL R7-0345, a single window of DNA contains:
- a CDS encoding MBL fold metallo-hydrolase, producing MKIQLIRNAALWLQYGGLTFLIDPMLSEQAANPPIINTANDRRNPLVPLPGPAEKWLNPDVVLVTHLHQDHWDAAAVSLLAYDLPVLCQEGDEDRIGGQGFTNVTAVPDDRPLVVQGVTLTRIGGQHGTGEIGELMGKVSGFIFRAEGEPVLYLAGDTIWCEEVEQALEQHSPGTVIVNAGGARFVTGGHITMDEQDVVDVCRHAPEAAVIAVHMEAINHCLVTRDMLKDRLAEEGMLERVSIPLDGEYCNPLR from the coding sequence ATGAAAATCCAACTGATCCGCAATGCCGCCCTTTGGCTGCAATATGGTGGTCTTACGTTCCTGATTGACCCTATGCTTAGCGAACAAGCGGCCAACCCGCCTATCATCAACACGGCTAATGACCGCAGAAATCCGCTGGTTCCGCTGCCCGGTCCGGCAGAGAAGTGGCTGAATCCCGATGTTGTGCTGGTAACCCACCTTCATCAGGATCACTGGGATGCTGCTGCCGTTTCGCTTTTGGCGTATGACCTGCCTGTGTTGTGTCAGGAAGGGGATGAGGACCGAATCGGCGGGCAAGGCTTTACGAATGTTACTGCGGTGCCTGATGACAGGCCGCTGGTTGTCCAAGGTGTGACTTTAACACGAATAGGCGGTCAGCACGGTACAGGAGAGATCGGGGAGCTGATGGGTAAGGTGTCCGGTTTTATTTTCCGGGCAGAGGGTGAGCCTGTGCTGTATTTGGCGGGGGATACGATATGGTGTGAAGAAGTCGAGCAGGCTCTGGAACAGCATAGTCCCGGGACGGTTATTGTGAATGCCGGAGGTGCACGCTTTGTGACAGGAGGGCATATTACGATGGATGAGCAGGATGTTGTAGACGTTTGCCGCCATGCGCCGGAAGCTGCAGTCATCGCAGTTCACATGGAAGCTATTAATCACTGCCTCGTAACCCGGGACATGCTTAAAGATCGTCTGGCCGAAGAAGGAATGCTGGAGCGTGTAAGCATTCCTTTGGACGGGGAGTACTGCAATCCGCTTAGATAA